A window of Streptomyces sp. NBC_01689 genomic DNA:
CCCTCCTCGGGTGCGGGCCGCAGCCGTGTGCGGCGCGCGCCACGGGCACGGCGACGCGCGCACGGCGCACCGGGCTCGGCGACTCGGGCACGGCGCATCGGAGGCGGCGGCTCGGGCACGGCGCACCGGGCTCGGCGAACCGCGCCGCACGCCCCGGCGGCGACGCCGTGAACCCCGGTGAACAAGCGGCAAAGACCCGCTCGCCCGAGTAGCGCGGCCCTGGGCGCCGCCCTACCGTGGCCGCATGATCGAGCTCGAGGGGCTGACCAAGCGGTACGGCGAGAAGGTGGCGGTCGATCAGCTGTCCTTCACCGTCAGACCGGGCATCGTGACGGGGTTCCTCGGGCCCAACGGCGCCGGCAAGTCGACCACCATGCGGATGATGCTCGGGCTCGACCGGCCCACCGCGGGTGACGTACGGATCGACGGACAGCACTACGACCATCTCAAGGACCCGCTGAAGTACATCGGCGCCCTGCTCGACGCCAAGGCCATGCACGGGGGCCGCAGCGCCTTCAACCACCTGCTCTGTCTGGCCCAGAGCAACGGCATCCCGAGGGCCCGGGTGGACGAGGTCCTCGACACGGTGGGACTCACCGCGGTGGCGCGGAAGAAGGCCAAGGGTTTCTCGCTCGGCATGGGCCAGCGGCTCGGCATCGCGGGCGCGCTCCTCGGCGACCCGCGCATCCTGATGTTCGACGAGCCGGTCAACGGCCTCGACCCCGAGGGCATCCACTGGATCCGCAACCTGATGAAGTCATTGGCCGCCCAGGGGCGGACCGTCTTCGTGTCCAGCCACCTGATGAGCGAGATGGCGCTCACCGCCGACCATCTCGTCGTCATCGGACAGGGCCGGCTGCTGGCCGACACGTCCATGGCCGACTTCATCCAGCGCAACTCCCGGTCTTACGTCAGGATCCGCACCCCGCAGCGCGAACGGCTGCTCGATGCGCTGCACGAGGCCGGGATCACCGTCGTGGAGAGCGGCAGCGGCGCCCTGGAGGTGGACGGCGGCAAGTCCGAGCAGATCGGTGAGCTGGCCGCGCGTCACCAGCTCGTGCTGCACGAGCTGAGTCCCCAGCAGGCCTCCCTGGAGGAGGCCTTCATGCAGCTGACCGCGGAGTCGGTGGAATACCACGCGCACTCCGACACCCCGCCCCGCGAATGGGGCGGCGACTGGCGGAAGGAATCCTGAGCATGGCGGCCTCCCAGGTCCTCAGGTCCGAGTGGACCAAGATCCGGTCCGTTGCGTCCACGGTCTGGACACTCGGTCTCGCCGCCGTCGTCACGGTCGCGCTCGGCATCCTGATCTCGCTGCTGTCCAAGAACGAGTTCGACAAGATGAACACGAAGGACCGGCTCTCCTTCGACCCGACCTACATCAGCTTCGCCGGGATGAGCCTCGGTCAGCTCGCGATGATCGTGTTCGGCGTGCTCGTGGTCGGCAACGAGTACAGCACCGGCATGATCCGCACCTCGCTCGCGGCCGTCCCGCAGCGCGCCACGTTCCTCGTCAGCAAGGTCGCGGTGGCGACCGTGCTCGCCTTCGTGGTCGGCATCGTCACCAGCTTCGTCGCGTTCTTCCTCGGCCAGGCGACGCTCGGCACGCACCGGGCGTCGATCGGCGACCACGGGGTGCTGCGCGCGGTGATCGGCGGCGGGCTGTACATGACGCTCATCGCGGTGTTCTCGATGGGCGTCGCGACGATGCTGCGCAGCCCGATGCTCTCGCTCGGCATCCTGATGCCGTTCTTCTTCCTGATCTCCAACATCCTCGGCGCGGTCTCCGCGACCAAGAAGATCGGCCGCTATCTGCCCGACCAGGCCGGCAGCAAGATCATGCGGGTGGTCACCCCGATCGGCGACGACACCCCGTACGGTCCCTGGGGCGGCCTCGCGATCATGGTGCTGTGGGTGGCCGCGGCGCTCCTGGGCGGCTACGCGGTCCTCAAGAGGCGGGACGCGTAGGCCGGGCGGGACGGGCGGGCGGTCACGGCCGGACACGCCGCCGGTCCGGGACGGGCGGGCGGTCCGGCGGACAGGGGCGGCCCGGGAGGCGGGCTCGCGGACGGTCAGGCGACGGGGCGTGTGACGTCATCGTCGCCCGACGGCGACGGCCCCGGGATCAGCCCGTCGAAGTCCGTCCAGCCCTCCCACCGCCACACGTCCCTGTCGGCGTCGGGCTGGAGCGGCACGAAGCGGCCCAGTTCGAAGTCGCCCGCCTCCAGGTCGAACCAGCGCTCGTCGGCGACCTCGGTGCCCAGACCCACCGTCCGCGCGGTCAGCCGCACCAGCAGCTTCACCCCGTGCGAACCCGTGAGGTCCTTGCCCTGGATGTTCCTGAAGGGCAGTTCCGGCACCGGCGCCTGGACCGGTATCCACACGGTGAACGGCGCCCCGCGCTCGACCGCGAGCCAGTACCGCTCGTCGGCGGGCTCCCCCTGGGCGTCCAGGACCTTCAGCCACTGCTTGTAGATGACCAGACTGCCGTCGTGCGGGGAGCGCTCCAGATAGCGCAGATGGGCACGGGCGCGCAGATCCACGACGGACAGGTTGTCGAAGCGGTTGTAGAAGCGGACGGCGATGATCGCGTCCTCGCTGTCCGCGTGGCGCCGCGAGTAGCCCGGGAAGTCGGCGGTCCAGGCGTGCGAGATGCTCGCCCGCTGCCGCCAGACGAAGGGCCGCAGCGCGAACATCTTGATCAGCACGATGCCGAGCAGCACCGCGGGCACCAGGGCGCCGGTGACGGAGGCGACCGTGGCGAGCAGTTGATGTGCGGTGCTGTCGGGTTCGGGCGACAGACTGTCCGTGCCGACGCTGGCGCGCAGCACCGCGAGGCTGAGATCGAGCAGCCGCTCCCCGTTCGAGAACCGCTCCGCCATCGACCGCGCGGAGTGCTCGGTCAGGGTCCAGGCCGTCGCGATGACGACGGAGAGCCCGGCGAGCGCGCCCAGCGTCATCAGCAGCAGCGCGTGGACGGTCCGTCCGGCGATCCACCAGCGAACGGACGTTCGGAAGCGCGGATGCGTCCGGCCCCGTCCTGCCGCCGCCCCGCTGTCCGCCCCTTGCCTCGTGCGCCTCAACTCGCAGCCCCCGTAACCGACTTCGCGCCCACTCGTAGAATGGGACGGCATGATTCCCGGTGTCCGTTCCGGCCAACCCTGCCGCGGCGGGCGAGAGCGGGCTCCGTCCCGGGTACATCTCGCGTGAAAGGCTGTGCCCGTATCGCGCGACCACCCCCGAAGGGCGTCACCGTGACGACGAAGGACCGAAGCCTCCAGGCGCTGGGCCTGGACGACGTGCCGGCCAAGCAGCCGCTCACCTATCCGGGCCGGCCCACCCCCGAGCCCTCCCTGCTGACCGGCGGCGAGCTGCTCCAGCTCGACGTGCGGCCGCTGCGGCTCGGCGAGTGGTACGTGGAGGAGCGCGAGGCCCAGCAGCGGCTGGACGAGGCGCTGGCCGACCTCGGCCAGGCCGGCACCGGCAACCGCCATCCGGTGATCGCGGTCGGTTCGAACGCCTCCCCCGGTCAGGTCGCCCACAAGCTCACCCGGCTCGGCATCCCGGCGGCCGTGCCGATGGTGCCGGTGCGGGTGCGCGGCATCGGGGTGGGGTGCTCCGGGCACATCAGTCCGGCGGGTTACGTGGCGGGGACGCCGTACGTCGACCGGGGCGCGGCGACCACCCTGGTCGTCACCTGGCTGGACCCGACGCAGCTCAAGGCGGTCGACGACACCGAGTTCCCCGACTACCGGCGCGCGATACTGCCGGGCGACGCGTTCGAGATGACCATGCCGTCCGGGGAGCGGCTCGGCGGCGCGTACATCTACTTCAGCGCACACGGCGTGCTGGCGGACCCCGTCACCGGACGGCCGCGGCAGGGCGGCGGCGACCAGGCGGAGCTGCTCGCCGCGCTGCTCACGGACTCCGCCCGGCTGCGGGACCTGCTCGGGCCCGACCCGGCCTCCTGGGTACGACGGGCCGGAGCCGACCGCGCGCTGCGCGAGCGGGGCACGCTCGTCTTCGGTGAGGAGGGCTGGGTCCTGCCGCAGACGGACTTCCTCCCGTACGTCGACGACGCGGCGGAACTGCGCCTGTACGACGACCTGCCGCCCCTGGACGACTCGCTGCCGGCCCGGGGCTGACGCCTCACGGGAACACCGGGGCCGACGCCTCCGCCGTCCGCCGGCCGTCGCGCCCCGCCCCGGAGCGGAGGCGCGCGGCCGCCGTCCCCGCCTCACCGCCCGGCCGGTTTCCGGCCTGACCTGGGACGACGGGTACCTGACAATGGCCGCGGGCCGGAAGTGGATCACCCCGTCGTCCCCGCCCCGCCCCTCCCCCGCGTGACCTGCACGGTTTTACTTTCTCTTGAGCGGAACCGTCAGCGCCCCGATATCCTCCTAACCCTTACGGGGGCGTGCGCCCCGACGTCCTGAACCTTTCGATGGGTGCGGAGCATGATCGAGGCAGTCGGCCTGACGAAGCGCTACGGCGCCAAGACGGCCGTGTACAACCTTTCCTTCCAGGTGCGGCCGGGCGCCGTCACCGGCTTCCTCGGGCCCAACGGCTCCGGCAAGTCGACGACGATGCGGATGATCCTCGGCCTCGACAACCCCTCCTCGGGCCAGGTGACGATCGGCGGCTTCCCGTACCGCAAGCTGCCCAACGCGCCCCGCCAGGTCGGCGCGCTCCTCGACGCCAAGGCCGTGCACGGCGGCCGGCACGCCCGCAACCACCTGCTCTGCCTCGCCCAGCTGTCGGGCATCCCGGCCCGCCGGGTGGACGAGGTGCTCGGCGTGGTCGGTCTGCAGGACGTGGCCAGGAAGCGCTCCAAGGGCTTCTCGCTCGGCATGGGCCAGCGGCTCGGCATCGCCGCCGCGCTCCTCGGCGACCCGCAGGTGCTGCTCTTCGACGAACCCGTCAACGGCCTCGACCCCGAGGGCATCCTCTGGGTCCGCAACCTCATGAAGGCGCTCGCGGCGGAGGGCCGTACGGTCTTCGTCTCCTCGCACCTGATGAGCGAGATGGCGCTGACCGCCGACCACCTGATCGTGATCGGCCGCGGCCAACTGCTCGCCGACCAGAACATCAAGGACTTCATCTCCCACAACTCGGCCGACTTCGCCCGGGTCCGCACCCCGGACTCGGAGCCGCAGCAGCGCGAGAAGCTGACGGCCGCGCTGACCGAGGCGGGCGGCCAGGTCCTGCCCGAGCAGGACGGCGGCCTGCGGGTCACCGGGCTGCCGCTGCCCCGCATCAGCGACCTCGCGCACGCCGCCGACGTCCGCCTGTGGGAGCTGTCGCCGCACCAGGCCTCGCTGGAGGAGGCGTACATGCGGATGACGCAGGGCGCCGTCGACTACCGCTCGACGATCGACCAGCGGGCCGGACTCCAGCAGGAGCTGCCGCCCGGCGCGATGCCGCCGCCGCAGCTGCCGGTTCCGGGCCAGGGTCAGCCGGGCTGGTACGCGCCTCCGCCGCCCCAGCAGGGCGGGCAGCCCTTCGCGATGCCCCCCGGAGCGCCCCAGGCGGGCCCGTACGGCGCTCCCGGCGGCCCGGCCGCCGGCCAGGGTCCCTACGGCGCTCCGCCCGCCCCTGGCGGCGCGGACGCCAATCCGTACGCCCAGCCCGCGCCGCAGGCCCCGGCGCAGCCGCCCGCGGCCCCCGCCGCGCCCGCCCCCGACCTCACCAAGCCCGAGGACGCCCGATGAGCACGCCCCAGCCGCCGATGCCGCAGCCGACCGCCGCTGCCCCCCACTGGCAGGGGGCGCCGGGCGCGTCGTACACCTCGCCGATCCCGGTCACCCGCACCCACCTCGGGCACGCGCTCACCTCCGAGTGGACGAAGATCAGGTCGGTGCGCTCCACGTTGTGGACGCTCGGCATCTTCCTGCTCCTGGTCATCGGCATCGGCTTCCTGGTCGCCGCCCAGACCAGGGACTCCGACTTCGGCGACGTGCCGTACACGATCCCGGCCTTCTTCGGCCTGATCCTCGGACAGATCTGCCTGATCACGCTCGGCGTCCTGGTGGTCTCGTCCGAGTACGGCACGGGCATGATCCGGACCACCTTCACGGCCTCGCCGCAGCGCCACCGGGTGCTCGCCGCCAAACTGATCATCTTCTTCGTCGTGGCCTTCGCCGTCTCGGCCTTCGCGATCGGCCTGGTCGGCCTGATCACCTCGGGGATGCACAGTGACGCCTCGGACGTCCCCTGGGGCGGCACGGTCCTCAAGGGCGCGCTCTACGTCTCCCTGCTCGGCGTCCTCGCGCTCGCGGTGGGCTCGATGCTCCGGCACTCGGCGGGGGCGATCACCACGATGCTCGGCGTCGTCCTGGTGCCCGCGATCATGCCCGCGTTCCTGATGATGTCCGACAGCATGCGCACGATCGGCGAGAAGATGCAGGAGTACAACGCTCCCAACGCCCTCGCCAGGATCTTCGAGCTGGACAGCGACCACGGCACCGGCGGCGCGCAACTCGGCCTGCTCGTCGGGGTGACGGCGGCGGCGATCGTCGCCGCGTTCGTCCTGCTGGAGCGCCGCGACGTGTGAAGTCGCCCAGGCCGTGTCCGCGAAGTCGCGTCGTCCGCCCGGAGGGCGGGCCCGGCGGCGTCTGGTGCGTGCTCTCGGCGTGCCGGGCGCAGGCCCTCGTACTGGACGTACTCGGGACTTCGCCCGGTGCGGCGAGAGTACGTGCCAGGCGTCGCCGGGCAGACGCGACTTTGCGGACGCGGCCTAGAACCTGGGCGAGTTACGGGACCGCTGCACGCGTGTGGTGCGGCGGTCCTTCGCGTTCCAGCAGGCCTTGTGCCAGTGCCGTCGCTCGTCCACGCCCGAGTGCTCGGGCCAGGCCACCACGTGCGGGAGCCCGGAGGGGATCATCTGGTCGCAGCCCGGGCAGCGGTAGGTCTTGCCCTCCGCGCTGGCGCCCGCCACATGACGCACGCACCACTCATCGCCCTGCCAGCTCTCCGTGGCCTGCCAGCCGCCGTACCGCCCGGCACGGTCGTCCTCCGCGCTCCGGCCGGAGGGGTCAAAACCCTTGGAGCGGTTGCGACGCGGGGACACAGGACACCTCACGGAGCTGTACAGGGGGCAGGGACCTCATCCAGCCTACGCGGCGCCTACGGGGGTAGGCGTACCTCACCAACCGGCCCGGATCGCCCTCCCGTCGGAGCATTCTGCAGACAATCCTGAAATCTCTCCGACAAGCCGTGTCCTCGGCACGTGTCGGACGGTTATGCCGGTCGGGGGAGCTCCGCGTCGGAGCCGAGGAAGCAGGAAGCACCATGCACGTGGGAAGTTTTGTACTGGCGGCCCAGTTCCCCGGACAGGGCCAGGGAGAGGCGCTGCACCGGGCGGTACGGACGGCGGAGGTCGCGGAGGCGGCCGGGCTCGACGCGGTGTGGCTGGCCGAGCACCACTTCGTGCCGTACGGGACGTGCCCGTCGGCCGTCACCCTCGCCGCCCTGCTGCTCGGCCGCACCAGCCGTATCCGGGTCGGCACAGCGGTGAGCGTACTGCCCACCGTCCACCCGGTGGCGCTCGGCGAGCAGGCCGCGCTGCTGCACATGACCTCCGGCGGCCGCTTCTCGCTGGGCGTGGGCCGCGGCGGTCCCTGGGTCGACCTGGAGGTCTTCGGCGCGGGCCTGGAGGCGTACGAGAAGGGGTTCCCCGAATCACTCGATCTGCTGGTGCGCTGGTTGCGCGAGCCGTCCGTGGAGGCCCGCGGCGAGCGGTTCTCCTTCCGCGAGGTCCCCGTCGTCCCCCGGCCCTCGGAGGCACTGAGCTGCTCCCCCGGTCCCGAGGTCGTGGTCGCCTGCACCTCACCGGCGAGCGTGCGGCTGGCCGCCGAGCGGGGACTGCCGATGCTCCTCGGCATGCACATCGGTGACGAGGAGAAGGCCGAAATGGTGACCCTGTGGCGGCAGTACGCGCGTGTGGCGGGACGCCCCGCGGACGAGATCCGGACCGCGGCCCATGTGTCCGCCGGCGTCTGCCAGATCGCGGACCGCCGCACCGACGCCGTGGAGACGCTCCTGAAGGCGATGCCGGGCTGGCTGAAGCAGGGACTGGACGCCCATGTGACGGTCGACGGCCGCGCGCGCTCGATGCGGGACCCGCACGCGTACACCGAACTGCTCTGCGGGCTGCACCCGGTGGGCACCCCCCGGCTGTGCGCGGACCGGCTCGCGGCGACCGCGGAGCGGACCGGCATCTCCCGCTTCGCCCTGCTCGTCGAGGGGTCGGGGGATCTGGCGGCCACGGAGGAGAACGTGCGCAGGCTCGGTGCCGAGGTGCTCCCGCACCTCGGCTGAACCTCGCGCGCGGGAAGCTTGCCGCCC
This region includes:
- a CDS encoding ABC transporter ATP-binding protein, which encodes MIELEGLTKRYGEKVAVDQLSFTVRPGIVTGFLGPNGAGKSTTMRMMLGLDRPTAGDVRIDGQHYDHLKDPLKYIGALLDAKAMHGGRSAFNHLLCLAQSNGIPRARVDEVLDTVGLTAVARKKAKGFSLGMGQRLGIAGALLGDPRILMFDEPVNGLDPEGIHWIRNLMKSLAAQGRTVFVSSHLMSEMALTADHLVVIGQGRLLADTSMADFIQRNSRSYVRIRTPQRERLLDALHEAGITVVESGSGALEVDGGKSEQIGELAARHQLVLHELSPQQASLEEAFMQLTAESVEYHAHSDTPPREWGGDWRKES
- a CDS encoding ABC transporter permease, whose protein sequence is MAASQVLRSEWTKIRSVASTVWTLGLAAVVTVALGILISLLSKNEFDKMNTKDRLSFDPTYISFAGMSLGQLAMIVFGVLVVGNEYSTGMIRTSLAAVPQRATFLVSKVAVATVLAFVVGIVTSFVAFFLGQATLGTHRASIGDHGVLRAVIGGGLYMTLIAVFSMGVATMLRSPMLSLGILMPFFFLISNILGAVSATKKIGRYLPDQAGSKIMRVVTPIGDDTPYGPWGGLAIMVLWVAAALLGGYAVLKRRDA
- a CDS encoding ABC transporter ATP-binding protein — its product is MIEAVGLTKRYGAKTAVYNLSFQVRPGAVTGFLGPNGSGKSTTMRMILGLDNPSSGQVTIGGFPYRKLPNAPRQVGALLDAKAVHGGRHARNHLLCLAQLSGIPARRVDEVLGVVGLQDVARKRSKGFSLGMGQRLGIAAALLGDPQVLLFDEPVNGLDPEGILWVRNLMKALAAEGRTVFVSSHLMSEMALTADHLIVIGRGQLLADQNIKDFISHNSADFARVRTPDSEPQQREKLTAALTEAGGQVLPEQDGGLRVTGLPLPRISDLAHAADVRLWELSPHQASLEEAYMRMTQGAVDYRSTIDQRAGLQQELPPGAMPPPQLPVPGQGQPGWYAPPPPQQGGQPFAMPPGAPQAGPYGAPGGPAAGQGPYGAPPAPGGADANPYAQPAPQAPAQPPAAPAAPAPDLTKPEDAR
- a CDS encoding ABC transporter permease subunit, which translates into the protein MSTPQPPMPQPTAAAPHWQGAPGASYTSPIPVTRTHLGHALTSEWTKIRSVRSTLWTLGIFLLLVIGIGFLVAAQTRDSDFGDVPYTIPAFFGLILGQICLITLGVLVVSSEYGTGMIRTTFTASPQRHRVLAAKLIIFFVVAFAVSAFAIGLVGLITSGMHSDASDVPWGGTVLKGALYVSLLGVLALAVGSMLRHSAGAITTMLGVVLVPAIMPAFLMMSDSMRTIGEKMQEYNAPNALARIFELDSDHGTGGAQLGLLVGVTAAAIVAAFVLLERRDV
- a CDS encoding ATP/GTP-binding protein; its protein translation is MSPRRNRSKGFDPSGRSAEDDRAGRYGGWQATESWQGDEWCVRHVAGASAEGKTYRCPGCDQMIPSGLPHVVAWPEHSGVDERRHWHKACWNAKDRRTTRVQRSRNSPRF
- a CDS encoding LLM class flavin-dependent oxidoreductase; translated protein: MHVGSFVLAAQFPGQGQGEALHRAVRTAEVAEAAGLDAVWLAEHHFVPYGTCPSAVTLAALLLGRTSRIRVGTAVSVLPTVHPVALGEQAALLHMTSGGRFSLGVGRGGPWVDLEVFGAGLEAYEKGFPESLDLLVRWLREPSVEARGERFSFREVPVVPRPSEALSCSPGPEVVVACTSPASVRLAAERGLPMLLGMHIGDEEKAEMVTLWRQYARVAGRPADEIRTAAHVSAGVCQIADRRTDAVETLLKAMPGWLKQGLDAHVTVDGRARSMRDPHAYTELLCGLHPVGTPRLCADRLAATAERTGISRFALLVEGSGDLAATEENVRRLGAEVLPHLG